One Nostoc punctiforme PCC 73102 DNA window includes the following coding sequences:
- a CDS encoding ATP-binding cassette domain-containing protein, producing the protein MPQNNQTAVEFRDVTFSRNHRPLVSNLNFNIRQGEALVLLGRSGSGKTTTMKLINRLFTPTQGEVLFDGIPTTQWDEIKLRRKIGYVIQEIGLFPHFTVERNVGLVPALEGWQSKQIKTRVYELLQLVGLEPAQFAGRYPHELSGGQRQRVGVARALAADPPVLLMDEPFGALDPITRLELQQEFRRLQQELGKTVVFVTHDIQEALVLASRIGLMYGGELVVLGTTDEFMRSQHPESLAFLKCLRSFQDNL; encoded by the coding sequence ATGCCGCAAAATAACCAAACCGCCGTTGAATTCCGCGATGTCACCTTTAGCCGCAATCATCGCCCCTTGGTGTCAAATCTCAATTTCAACATCCGCCAAGGAGAAGCACTAGTATTACTTGGGCGCAGTGGTAGCGGCAAAACCACCACAATGAAGTTAATTAATCGCCTATTCACACCTACACAAGGCGAAGTTTTATTTGATGGCATTCCCACAACTCAATGGGATGAAATTAAACTGCGGCGAAAAATTGGTTACGTCATTCAAGAAATTGGTTTATTTCCCCATTTTACAGTTGAACGCAATGTGGGTTTAGTCCCGGCTTTGGAAGGTTGGCAATCGAAACAAATAAAAACGCGGGTTTATGAGTTGTTGCAATTAGTGGGTTTAGAACCAGCACAATTTGCAGGGCGTTACCCGCACGAACTTTCGGGTGGGCAAAGACAAAGAGTCGGGGTAGCCAGGGCTTTAGCAGCAGATCCGCCTGTGTTGTTGATGGATGAACCCTTTGGCGCACTCGATCCGATTACGCGCTTAGAACTGCAACAAGAGTTTCGGCGTTTGCAGCAAGAGTTAGGGAAAACTGTTGTGTTTGTCACCCACGATATTCAAGAAGCCTTGGTTTTGGCATCGAGAATTGGTTTAATGTATGGCGGAGAATTGGTAGTATTGGGGACAACAGATGAATTTATGCGATCGCAACACCCAGAAAGCCTAGCCTTTCTTAAATGTCTGCGTTCCTTCCAAGACAATTTATGA
- a CDS encoding bestrophin family protein: protein MKTKTKNWFRLAFQLRGSVILAIYQRVIGFGIFSFIISILYYFKLPVSQPILGSIIPSIVLGLLLVFRTNTSYERFWEGRRLWGNLVNDARNMAWQIGAILNEVEPEDQAKRIAVMRLVTALIVACKLHLRSEPVSSELEELVSQSQYLQLKKIKKPPLQIVFWIADYLQQQYQRGNAVLHYGHVIFLQTTVKSLMESLGHCERILRTPLPLAYSIHLKQLLLIYCLLLPFQLVKDLGWGTGPFVSLISFTLLGIEEIGIEIENPFGSDTNDLPLDAICNTIKYDIGCYWTSKNIEMS from the coding sequence ATGAAAACAAAAACAAAAAACTGGTTTAGACTGGCTTTCCAGCTTAGAGGGTCAGTTATTTTAGCCATTTATCAGCGAGTTATTGGATTTGGTATATTTAGTTTTATTATTTCTATACTCTACTATTTCAAACTCCCTGTATCCCAACCTATTTTGGGAAGTATTATTCCCAGCATCGTCTTAGGCTTATTACTGGTTTTCCGAACTAATACCTCTTACGAACGGTTTTGGGAAGGTCGTAGATTATGGGGAAACTTAGTCAACGATGCTCGTAACATGGCTTGGCAAATTGGGGCAATACTGAACGAAGTTGAACCAGAAGATCAAGCCAAAAGAATTGCCGTGATGCGCCTGGTAACTGCTTTAATTGTGGCGTGTAAATTGCATCTTAGGTCAGAGCCTGTAAGTAGCGAATTAGAAGAATTGGTGTCTCAATCTCAATATTTACAGCTAAAGAAAATCAAAAAGCCGCCATTACAAATTGTTTTTTGGATAGCAGATTATCTACAACAGCAGTATCAACGTGGTAATGCTGTATTACATTACGGTCATGTAATTTTTTTGCAAACTACTGTGAAGAGTTTGATGGAGTCTTTAGGGCACTGCGAACGCATTTTAAGAACGCCCCTCCCCCTAGCTTATTCCATTCATCTCAAGCAACTATTATTAATTTACTGTCTGTTATTGCCTTTTCAGTTAGTTAAAGATTTGGGATGGGGAACAGGGCCATTTGTTAGTTTGATTAGTTTTACCTTACTTGGCATTGAAGAAATTGGGATTGAAATAGAAAATCCCTTTGGTTCCGATACCAACGACTTACCCCTTGATGCTATTTGCAATACAATCAAATACGATATTGGATGTTACTGGACAAGCAAGAATATCGAGATGTCTTGA
- a CDS encoding SDR family NAD(P)-dependent oxidoreductase produces the protein MTQTTFSLKNKIVLVTGKNRGLGLETVKALANAGAFVLVNAQSLETLKSVVVAVNSLGGKAAPLQLDITDKAAVEKAFIEIKDKYGRLDILVNNVGMRDRRQLFEFELNAVRQLIETNLIAPFNLSRKAVH, from the coding sequence GTGACACAAACTACATTTTCATTGAAAAATAAAATTGTCTTGGTGACTGGAAAAAATCGCGGACTAGGGCTAGAAACAGTTAAGGCGCTAGCCAATGCTGGCGCGTTTGTGCTAGTGAATGCACAAAGTTTAGAAACACTAAAATCGGTAGTTGTGGCGGTTAATTCTTTGGGTGGAAAAGCTGCACCATTACAGTTAGATATTACTGATAAAGCAGCCGTGGAAAAAGCATTCATAGAAATTAAAGATAAATATGGGCGGTTAGATATACTTGTTAATAATGTGGGAATGCGCGATCGCCGTCAGTTATTTGAATTTGAACTGAATGCAGTGCGTCAGCTAATCGAAACAAATTTGATTGCGCCTTTTAATTTGAGCCGCAAAGCTGTTCATTGA
- a CDS encoding DUF1824 family protein, which translates to MSTSNSHNLTAEEAKKLLNKFNCLDIAPILKPSEKEVIRDALILVTKLADYQILGICADTAEEGILAMKTYSLALGYEPPNNLLTPEGPVYIKLNGKNGLCYLDSYAGHHRGVLVSCQSYHEDGINEMYGHLPLDLFV; encoded by the coding sequence ATGTCAACCTCCAATTCTCACAATCTCACCGCCGAAGAAGCGAAAAAATTACTGAATAAATTTAACTGTTTAGACATCGCACCTATTCTCAAGCCATCAGAAAAAGAAGTAATTCGTGATGCCTTAATTTTGGTAACTAAACTTGCTGATTATCAAATTTTAGGAATTTGTGCCGATACAGCAGAAGAAGGAATACTGGCTATGAAGACCTACTCTTTGGCTTTGGGTTATGAACCACCAAACAATTTACTGACACCGGAAGGGCCAGTTTATATCAAATTAAACGGTAAAAATGGCTTGTGCTATCTTGATTCTTATGCTGGACATCATCGTGGAGTATTAGTATCTTGTCAGTCTTACCACGAAGACGGAATCAACGAAATGTATGGACATTTACCTTTGGATTTATTTGTATAG
- a CDS encoding phytoene desaturase family protein: MQNTDIVVIGSGIGGLSCAALLARYGFDVIVCESHSIAGGAAHGFERNGFKFDSGPSLYSGLSYSPSANPLRQVLDAIGSELPCVTYDTWGCCLPEGDFDTAVGAEQFCEVLMKFCGDDAVAEWQELQRVMEPFARAATSIPPAALRFDFGAARTVGPFVPSLTKNVANIIKLTGPFSRIMDGVVKDSFTRNWLNLLCFLLSGLPADGTSAAEVAFMFADWYRPDAILEYPIGGSSALVDSLVQGLERHGGKLMLGAHVEEVLVEGNRAVGVRLRDRSEIRAKLAVISNASVWDTLKLLPEKAIPKQYRSKRQATPECDSFMHLHLGIDAQGLQSNLRCHYIVVNNWELGVTAPQNVVVISIPSVLDPSLAPAGKHVIHVYTPGNEPYSFWQGMDRRSQEYAEQKRSRAEVMWQALERIIPDIRSRCEVTLVGTPLTHERYLRRHQGSYGPAIQAGSGMFPSPSTPLPGLMCCGDSTFPGIGLPAVAASGLIAANTLAPVNKHLAMLQDINCI; this comes from the coding sequence ATGCAAAACACAGATATAGTTGTTATTGGTAGCGGTATTGGCGGTTTGAGTTGTGCTGCTCTTTTGGCACGGTATGGCTTTGATGTGATAGTCTGCGAAAGCCACTCTATTGCTGGAGGCGCTGCTCATGGTTTTGAGCGCAATGGTTTCAAGTTCGACTCTGGCCCGTCTCTCTATTCTGGACTATCTTACAGCCCCTCTGCTAACCCTTTGCGACAAGTGTTAGATGCAATTGGTTCTGAATTGCCATGCGTCACCTACGATACTTGGGGTTGTTGTCTACCAGAAGGTGATTTTGACACGGCGGTTGGTGCAGAGCAATTTTGTGAAGTGCTAATGAAATTCTGTGGTGATGATGCTGTTGCTGAATGGCAAGAACTCCAGCGCGTTATGGAACCATTTGCTAGGGCTGCAACTTCCATACCACCAGCCGCATTACGCTTTGATTTCGGTGCAGCGAGAACTGTGGGCCCGTTTGTCCCATCTCTGACAAAAAATGTGGCGAATATAATTAAGCTGACGGGTCCCTTCAGCCGGATTATGGATGGGGTTGTTAAAGACTCTTTTACCCGAAACTGGCTAAATTTGCTGTGTTTTCTCCTTTCTGGATTGCCCGCAGATGGTACTAGCGCCGCAGAAGTAGCATTTATGTTTGCTGACTGGTATCGCCCAGATGCAATCCTGGAATATCCCATTGGTGGTAGTAGTGCTTTAGTTGACAGCCTTGTACAAGGATTAGAGCGTCACGGTGGGAAGCTGATGCTAGGCGCTCATGTAGAAGAAGTGCTTGTAGAAGGTAATCGTGCGGTGGGTGTGCGTCTGCGCGATCGCTCCGAAATTCGCGCCAAACTAGCAGTAATTTCTAATGCCTCAGTTTGGGACACATTGAAATTATTACCAGAAAAGGCAATACCCAAACAGTACCGCAGCAAAAGACAAGCTACACCTGAGTGTGATAGCTTTATGCACCTGCATTTAGGCATCGATGCTCAAGGATTACAGTCAAATTTGCGGTGTCATTACATCGTAGTTAATAACTGGGAATTGGGCGTAACAGCACCTCAAAATGTGGTGGTGATCTCTATCCCTTCAGTTCTCGATCCATCTTTAGCGCCAGCAGGTAAACACGTGATTCATGTGTATACACCTGGTAATGAGCCATACTCTTTCTGGCAGGGAATGGATAGAAGGAGTCAAGAATACGCTGAACAAAAGCGATCGCGTGCAGAAGTAATGTGGCAAGCTTTAGAGCGGATAATTCCAGATATTCGCTCTCGTTGCGAAGTCACACTTGTTGGTACACCGTTAACCCACGAGCGTTATCTCCGTCGTCACCAAGGTTCTTATGGCCCGGCAATTCAGGCAGGAAGTGGTATGTTTCCTAGCCCCAGCACACCCCTACCAGGATTGATGTGCTGTGGCGACTCAACATTTCCCGGTATTGGTTTACCAGCAGTCGCCGCTAGTGGGCTGATTGCTGCCAATACCCTTGCACCAGTTAATAAGCATTTAGCAATGCTTCAAGATATCAACTGTATTTAA
- a CDS encoding Uma2 family endonuclease, which produces MDTVITPEKIELPPGAVLKLLGNWQDYQVLSQQLSNRSSPRIKYRPGEILLMAPLPEHGRDASLLADIAKVLLDHLNRIYESFTPITMSLPEISGIEPDYSFYIENCRAVVGKKRIDWESDPPPDLAIEIDVTSYTDINDYLPYRVPEVWILKSNGLLIYRLQAESYVLTESSYYPNVKEIVQQCLQMSNEQSTSEVIRWLKNFLPRQ; this is translated from the coding sequence ATGGATACCGTAATTACACCAGAAAAAATCGAGTTACCACCTGGCGCGGTGTTAAAGCTTTTGGGAAATTGGCAAGACTATCAAGTATTGAGTCAGCAACTAAGCAATCGCTCTTCACCTCGCATTAAATATCGACCTGGAGAGATTTTACTGATGGCACCGCTACCAGAACATGGAAGAGATGCGAGTTTGCTGGCAGATATTGCTAAGGTTTTGCTGGATCATTTAAACCGCATATACGAGTCATTTACGCCCATCACCATGAGCTTGCCAGAAATTAGTGGTATTGAACCAGACTATTCCTTTTACATTGAAAATTGCAGAGCAGTAGTAGGCAAAAAAAGAATTGATTGGGAGTCAGATCCACCACCAGATTTAGCAATTGAAATAGATGTGACAAGCTACACCGATATTAATGATTACTTACCTTATCGAGTGCCAGAAGTTTGGATATTAAAGAGTAATGGGTTGTTAATTTATAGATTGCAGGCAGAAAGTTATGTGCTTACAGAAAGCAGCTACTATCCTAACGTCAAAGAAATTGTGCAGCAATGTCTCCAAATGTCTAATGAGCAATCAACAAGTGAAGTCATTAGGTGGTTAAAAAACTTTTTGCCGAGACAATAG
- a CDS encoding ABC-F family ATP-binding cassette domain-containing protein, which translates to MSIITLQSVKKDFGIKEVLKDASFSLHATDKVGLIGTNGSGKSTLLKMIAGLESIDSGQIIINSGSKIIYLPQQPDLDENHTVLEQVFADSGEHTALVREYEELSDKLAHYPDDNQLMSRLSAVMQKMDTNDAWELETNAKIILTKLGISDFDAKIGTLSGGYRKRIALASALLAEPDVLLMDEPTNHLDALSVEWLQSYLNRYRGALFLITHDRYFLDRVTNRIVEIDRGDIYTYSGNYSYYLEKKALAEESAISSQRKHQGLLRRELEWLKKGPKARSTKQKARIDRAHALRDTEFKEVQGKVDISTVGRRIGKKVIELNNISKAYNGRTLINNFTYEFSPEDRIGIIGANGAGKSTLMDIITGQIQPDSGVAEIGTTIHIGYFDQHSEELLTALNENQRVIDYIKEEGEFIKITDGTQITASQMLERFLFPGNQQYAPINKLSGGEKRRLFLLRVLMSAPNVLILDEPTNDLDVQTLAVLEDYLEDFVGCVIVVSHDRYFLDRTIDTVFSFEEGGNLRQYPGNYSIYLDYKKAEEAQQQAANTKEKPKNAEVQNGTASPKDVENTKRRRLSNWEKKEFEQLEGKIAELEAEKEETEKTLGNVSPGNYSEVQKLYDRVEKLKHAIDVATERWLELAEMES; encoded by the coding sequence ATGAGTATTATTACACTCCAGTCGGTTAAAAAAGACTTTGGCATCAAAGAAGTTTTAAAAGATGCCAGCTTTAGCCTTCATGCTACCGATAAAGTTGGCTTAATTGGTACTAACGGTTCGGGAAAATCAACCCTATTAAAAATGATTGCCGGGTTAGAATCCATTGATAGCGGTCAAATTATAATTAACTCCGGTTCTAAAATCATCTACTTACCCCAGCAGCCAGATTTAGATGAAAATCACACAGTTTTAGAGCAAGTTTTTGCTGACAGTGGCGAACATACAGCTTTAGTGCGTGAGTATGAAGAACTATCAGATAAATTAGCTCACTATCCAGATGATAACCAACTGATGTCTCGCCTTTCTGCGGTGATGCAAAAGATGGATACAAATGATGCTTGGGAACTAGAAACTAATGCTAAAATCATCCTCACCAAATTAGGAATTTCTGACTTTGATGCCAAGATAGGCACTTTATCTGGAGGCTATCGCAAGCGCATTGCTTTAGCATCAGCATTGCTAGCAGAACCCGATGTTTTGCTCATGGATGAGCCAACAAACCATTTGGATGCTCTTTCTGTAGAATGGTTACAAAGTTATTTAAATCGCTATCGCGGCGCACTTTTTCTCATCACCCACGATCGCTATTTTCTAGATCGCGTCACTAATCGGATCGTGGAAATCGACCGAGGCGACATTTACACTTATTCAGGTAACTACTCATATTACCTCGAAAAGAAAGCTTTAGCTGAAGAATCTGCCATCAGTAGTCAACGGAAACATCAAGGCTTATTGCGACGCGAGTTAGAATGGCTCAAAAAAGGGCCAAAAGCTAGAAGTACTAAGCAAAAAGCTAGAATTGACCGCGCTCATGCTCTGCGGGATACTGAATTTAAAGAAGTTCAGGGTAAAGTTGATATTTCTACAGTTGGTCGTCGCATTGGCAAAAAGGTTATTGAATTAAATAACATTTCTAAGGCATACAATGGACGCACCTTAATTAATAATTTCACCTACGAATTTAGTCCAGAAGACCGCATTGGCATCATCGGCGCTAACGGTGCTGGTAAATCCACTTTAATGGATATTATTACTGGTCAGATTCAGCCAGATTCAGGCGTTGCGGAAATTGGGACTACAATTCACATCGGTTATTTTGACCAGCATTCGGAAGAATTGCTCACAGCTTTAAACGAAAATCAGCGCGTGATTGACTACATCAAAGAAGAAGGAGAATTTATCAAAATTACCGATGGCACTCAGATTACTGCTTCGCAAATGTTGGAGCGATTTTTGTTTCCTGGTAATCAACAGTATGCCCCAATTAATAAACTTTCGGGTGGTGAAAAACGCCGTTTATTTCTATTGCGGGTTTTGATGAGTGCGCCCAATGTCTTGATTTTAGATGAACCGACAAACGATTTAGATGTTCAGACATTGGCAGTATTAGAAGATTATTTAGAGGATTTTGTCGGGTGTGTAATTGTAGTTTCTCACGATCGCTACTTTCTCGATCGCACCATCGACACAGTATTTTCCTTTGAAGAAGGCGGTAATCTGAGGCAATATCCAGGTAATTACTCGATTTATCTAGACTATAAGAAGGCTGAAGAAGCACAGCAACAAGCTGCGAACACTAAAGAGAAGCCTAAAAATGCCGAAGTTCAAAATGGTACGGCTTCACCCAAGGATGTAGAGAATACCAAGCGGCGTAGGTTATCCAATTGGGAAAAGAAAGAATTTGAGCAGTTGGAAGGTAAAATTGCCGAGTTAGAGGCTGAGAAAGAAGAAACTGAGAAAACACTAGGGAATGTGTCACCGGGTAATTATAGCGAAGTTCAGAAACTATACGATCGTGTGGAAAAACTCAAGCACGCGATCGATGTGGCAACTGAACGGTGGTTAGAATTGGCGGAGATGGAGTCTTAA
- a CDS encoding HAD family hydrolase yields MGKNRFKLVIFDCDGVLVDSEPIINRIFAETLTEAGFPITHAEVTQKFIGKSLKTCLEIIEASYKKPLPKNFVELCKEREIAPLQQELQPVSGITEILEQITLPKCVASNSSHRHIQMVLKLTGLLDKFDGKLYSANDVSRPKPFPDVYLYAAEQMNTNPEDCAVIEDSVPGVQAAYAAGMTVFGYAHQSDRTALAEVGAKIVFNDMRQLAQLL; encoded by the coding sequence ATGGGGAAAAATCGGTTCAAGCTTGTAATTTTTGATTGTGATGGAGTCTTGGTTGATAGTGAACCAATCATCAATCGTATTTTTGCAGAAACGCTCACGGAAGCTGGTTTTCCTATCACCCATGCAGAAGTAACTCAAAAATTTATCGGCAAGTCTCTAAAAACCTGTTTAGAGATTATCGAAGCATCTTACAAGAAACCATTGCCCAAAAACTTTGTCGAACTTTGCAAGGAACGAGAAATTGCTCCCTTGCAGCAAGAATTACAGCCAGTTTCAGGAATTACTGAAATATTGGAGCAAATTACATTACCCAAATGTGTGGCATCAAATAGTAGCCACCGCCATATTCAAATGGTATTGAAATTAACGGGGCTTCTGGATAAATTTGATGGCAAGTTATATAGTGCTAATGATGTTTCACGCCCCAAACCTTTTCCTGATGTGTATCTCTATGCAGCCGAGCAAATGAACACTAATCCAGAAGATTGTGCTGTAATTGAAGACTCTGTACCAGGTGTACAAGCAGCATACGCGGCAGGAATGACAGTTTTTGGCTATGCCCATCAGAGCGATCGCACTGCTCTGGCTGAGGTAGGAGCTAAGATAGTTTTTAACGATATGCGGCAGCTTGCTCAACTGCTATAG
- a CDS encoding phytochelatin synthase family protein encodes MLRKISKTLFKALTIGLYISNGSVLSQTLPLSSNLIGFNTPEGEKLLFESKSNQDFFSLSMQFTTQNNQAYCGVASMVMVLNGLQIPAPEASQYKPYRVFTQENFFSNDNTKKVLTPEVVSRQGMTLDELGKLLSSYGVKVNVYHATDTSLEQFRKQAAENLKQPQNFILINYLRKEIGQEKGGHISPVAAYNEQTDRFLILDVSRSKYPPVWVKTTDLWKAMLTNDPASKKSRGFVFVSKNL; translated from the coding sequence ATGTTGCGAAAAATAAGTAAAACACTTTTCAAAGCTTTAACTATTGGATTATATATCTCTAATGGAAGCGTTCTTTCTCAAACATTACCGCTTTCCTCTAACTTAATAGGCTTTAATACACCTGAAGGTGAAAAATTATTATTTGAGAGTAAGTCAAATCAAGACTTCTTTTCACTGAGTATGCAATTCACCACTCAAAATAATCAGGCATATTGTGGTGTTGCTAGCATGGTTATGGTACTGAATGGGTTACAAATTCCAGCACCAGAAGCATCGCAGTACAAGCCATATCGGGTATTTACTCAAGAAAACTTTTTTAGTAATGATAATACCAAAAAAGTACTAACTCCTGAAGTTGTGTCTCGCCAAGGTATGACTTTAGACGAGTTAGGAAAATTACTATCCAGTTATGGTGTTAAAGTTAATGTTTACCACGCTACCGATACTAGTTTAGAGCAGTTCCGCAAACAAGCGGCAGAAAATTTAAAACAACCGCAAAATTTTATTTTAATAAACTATCTACGCAAAGAGATAGGTCAAGAAAAAGGAGGACATATTTCCCCTGTAGCAGCATATAATGAGCAAACAGATAGATTTTTAATTCTGGATGTTTCTCGTTCCAAGTATCCACCAGTGTGGGTAAAAACAACAGATTTATGGAAAGCAATGCTCACAAATGATCCAGCGTCTAAAAAGAGCCGTGGCTTTGTATTTGTAAGTAAAAACCTTTGA
- a CDS encoding ABC transporter permease translates to MKNFFLVKYAPEILQHTLEHLFLVGIAIGIAILIGIPLGILITRKTYLRQPILGIANILQTIPSLALFGLLIPVPIIGGIGAVPAIVALTVYSLLPIIRNTYTGITGVDPAIREAGRGMGMTDRQLLLQVEIPLAMGVILAGVRVATVIAIGIATIAAAIGAGGLGVFIFRGISVVNDQLILAGAVPAALIALLADFAIGWLENKLKIKS, encoded by the coding sequence ATGAAAAATTTCTTCCTTGTTAAGTATGCCCCAGAAATTCTTCAGCATACTCTAGAACACTTGTTTTTAGTAGGCATCGCTATTGGAATTGCCATACTTATAGGCATCCCATTAGGTATTTTAATTACACGTAAAACTTATCTCCGCCAACCAATTCTCGGCATAGCGAATATTCTCCAAACTATTCCTAGTTTGGCACTTTTTGGTTTACTTATTCCTGTTCCTATAATTGGCGGAATTGGGGCTGTACCAGCAATTGTTGCTCTGACTGTATATTCTTTGCTACCGATAATTCGTAACACTTACACAGGTATTACTGGTGTAGATCCAGCAATTCGAGAGGCTGGGAGAGGTATGGGAATGACGGATAGACAATTGTTATTGCAAGTTGAGATTCCCTTGGCAATGGGGGTAATTTTAGCAGGTGTGCGAGTTGCAACGGTAATTGCGATTGGCATTGCAACCATTGCCGCCGCGATCGGGGCTGGTGGCTTGGGAGTCTTTATTTTTCGCGGCATATCAGTAGTTAACGATCAGTTAATTTTAGCTGGTGCAGTTCCGGCGGCGTTAATTGCATTATTGGCTGACTTTGCAATTGGCTGGTTGGAGAATAAATTAAAAATTAAAAGTTAA
- a CDS encoding prohibitin family protein has protein sequence MKNQQFGNWQTTVLGIVLATLVILGLNSFIIINPGEAGVISILGKARDGALLEGIHVKPPFISVIDVYDLTVQKFEVPAESSTKDLQNLSARFAINFRLDPIKVVEVRRKQGTLANIVSKIIAPQTQEAFKIAAARRTVEEAITKRSELKEDFDQALGDRLDKYGIIVLDTSVVDLAFSPEFARAVEEKQIAEQRAQRAVYVAREAEQEAQADVNRAKGRAEAQRLLAETLKAQGGQLVLQKEAIEAWKSGGAQMPKVLVMGGDSKSGVPFIFNLGNVPNQP, from the coding sequence TTGAAAAATCAGCAATTCGGAAATTGGCAAACCACAGTTTTAGGAATTGTGTTAGCAACACTAGTGATTTTGGGGCTAAATTCCTTTATCATTATTAACCCAGGGGAAGCAGGAGTCATCAGCATCTTGGGTAAAGCTAGAGATGGGGCTTTATTGGAAGGGATTCATGTGAAACCGCCTTTTATCTCAGTGATAGATGTGTATGATTTGACTGTTCAAAAATTTGAAGTGCCAGCCGAGAGTTCTACAAAAGATTTGCAGAATTTATCTGCGAGATTTGCGATCAACTTTCGCCTCGATCCTATCAAGGTAGTTGAAGTTAGAAGGAAACAAGGAACATTAGCAAATATAGTATCGAAAATCATTGCACCTCAGACACAAGAAGCATTTAAAATTGCAGCCGCCAGAAGGACAGTAGAAGAAGCAATTACTAAAAGAAGTGAATTAAAAGAAGACTTCGATCAAGCGTTAGGCGATCGCTTAGACAAATATGGGATAATTGTGTTAGACACTAGCGTAGTTGATTTAGCATTCTCACCAGAATTTGCCAGAGCAGTGGAAGAAAAACAAATTGCTGAACAACGGGCGCAAAGAGCCGTTTATGTAGCACGGGAAGCAGAACAAGAAGCACAAGCAGATGTGAATCGTGCCAAAGGTAGGGCAGAAGCTCAAAGACTTTTAGCAGAGACACTCAAAGCCCAAGGAGGACAGTTAGTTTTACAAAAAGAAGCAATTGAAGCTTGGAAGAGCGGCGGCGCACAAATGCCCAAAGTCCTCGTTATGGGTGGCGACTCAAAAAGCGGTGTACCCTTCATATTCAACCTGGGAAATGTCCCAAATCAACCGTAA
- a CDS encoding glycine betaine ABC transporter substrate-binding protein, whose translation MKRFLAFCFLTFALLLLITSCTPNVNSSSDGNIIVASKDFTEQDILGEFLAQQIEATTNLKVSRRPRLGGSFVCHNAITTGKIDAYIEYTGTAFTGILKQKAVNDPKEVYERLKQAYSQQFKLEVMPSLGFENTFAMIVRGDDAKRYNIQTLSEATQYTPQWRGGFGYEFLEREDGFPGLAKTYNLRFAKSPQIMDLGLIYRALIQKQVDMVAGNSTDGQISRLGLVVLKDDKHYFPPYETVPIIRQEILKKYPELKTAIASLAGKISADEMRQLNYLVEGELRDVKDVVQEFRKSKGLK comes from the coding sequence ATGAAAAGATTTTTGGCATTTTGCTTTTTAACTTTTGCTTTGTTATTACTAATCACTAGCTGTACACCAAATGTAAATAGTAGCAGTGATGGCAATATTATTGTTGCTTCCAAAGATTTTACTGAACAAGATATTTTAGGTGAATTTTTAGCACAACAAATAGAGGCAACAACTAATTTAAAAGTATCTCGTCGTCCCCGTTTGGGTGGTTCTTTTGTTTGTCATAACGCGATTACTACTGGCAAAATTGATGCGTATATTGAGTACACAGGTACAGCTTTTACTGGAATTTTAAAGCAAAAAGCAGTTAATGACCCTAAAGAAGTTTATGAAAGATTAAAACAAGCATACTCCCAGCAATTTAAACTAGAAGTAATGCCAAGCCTGGGTTTTGAAAATACTTTTGCAATGATTGTCCGGGGTGATGATGCTAAACGCTACAATATTCAAACTCTCTCGGAAGCTACTCAATATACACCACAGTGGCGCGGCGGTTTTGGTTATGAGTTTTTAGAACGGGAAGATGGTTTTCCCGGATTAGCTAAAACTTACAATTTACGTTTTGCCAAATCTCCCCAAATCATGGACTTGGGTTTGATATATCGTGCTTTGATTCAAAAACAAGTAGATATGGTGGCGGGGAATTCTACTGATGGGCAAATTTCTCGCTTGGGTTTAGTTGTCTTAAAAGATGATAAACATTATTTTCCACCTTACGAAACTGTGCCAATTATTCGGCAAGAAATATTAAAAAAATATCCCGAATTAAAAACAGCGATCGCTTCACTCGCCGGAAAGATTTCGGCAGATGAAATGCGGCAATTAAACTATTTAGTGGAAGGGGAATTACGTGATGTTAAAGATGTTGTCCAAGAGTTTAGAAAATCGAAAGGATTAAAATAA